One bacterium genomic window carries:
- a CDS encoding choice-of-anchor B family protein has product MSKRCFALALLLALNLLYSQGISESRQWVDNPAPAFNYDNNPNTYKPENAGVAQPQVSQNISLPSANIKTATNLKTILSETETDASDSLYLWGRWHGRTGYGGSWGYVDSATGNEYALICSRPQGVSIVDINTWPPQEVGFMPSITPGRDAKEVKVYRHWAFVVKENEPIQVFNLANVTNPVQVSTITPINSGSHNCWVEGNYLYVVGNHGVGGLEIWNITNPANPGARVGQYNTYYYHDIDIRNDTLYAAAIYGQGIDVLNISNKANPTFITNWNYPGSGAHNIEISPDGQYAFVGDEIGSSGQWTRVFEISDIHNVQLISQIVVNPSATAHNSYYRDGFLYIAHYTEGVRIWDVSNPFAPSEVARYDTYPGMGFGYNGVWNVYPFFPSGKVIASDMQTGLYVLQWGNFVCPDVVDSDLDGLGNACDNCPGVANVEQFDENHDGVGDACDGLLHIQSYHPDSAYLNVPYNFQFDALGGTEPYNWTFVGGDLPFGCSFTNGAGTITGTPTFSATYFFTIAVSDVSDPIRVDTLSVQITVTNAPDPGYVCGDADNNESVSISDAVALISYIFGGGAPPNPLQAGDCNCDSVVSISDAVSLINYIFAGGPAPCSGC; this is encoded by the coding sequence ATGTCAAAACGCTGTTTTGCACTGGCGCTGTTATTAGCACTGAACTTGCTTTATTCACAAGGCATCAGTGAATCTCGGCAATGGGTCGATAATCCTGCGCCGGCTTTCAATTACGACAATAATCCTAACACATACAAACCGGAAAACGCCGGTGTCGCCCAGCCACAAGTCTCTCAAAATATCTCGCTTCCGTCGGCAAATATCAAGACGGCAACTAACTTGAAAACCATACTCTCGGAGACAGAAACCGATGCCTCCGATTCACTGTACTTGTGGGGGCGCTGGCACGGACGCACTGGATATGGTGGAAGTTGGGGCTATGTCGACTCTGCGACCGGCAATGAGTATGCTCTAATCTGTTCGCGCCCCCAGGGCGTATCGATTGTGGATATCAACACTTGGCCGCCGCAAGAGGTCGGTTTCATGCCTTCTATCACGCCGGGTCGCGATGCCAAGGAGGTAAAGGTGTACCGCCATTGGGCGTTTGTGGTCAAGGAAAATGAACCGATTCAGGTGTTTAACCTCGCCAACGTTACCAACCCAGTTCAAGTCAGCACCATTACTCCGATCAACTCCGGATCGCACAATTGCTGGGTCGAGGGCAACTACCTCTATGTCGTCGGCAACCACGGAGTTGGCGGACTTGAAATCTGGAATATCACAAATCCAGCCAATCCCGGCGCTCGCGTTGGCCAATACAACACCTATTACTACCACGACATCGACATCCGCAACGACACGCTCTACGCTGCCGCTATCTATGGACAGGGTATCGACGTGCTCAATATTTCCAACAAGGCTAACCCGACCTTCATCACGAACTGGAATTACCCCGGCTCGGGAGCCCACAACATCGAAATCAGCCCCGATGGTCAATATGCTTTTGTCGGAGACGAAATTGGATCATCCGGACAGTGGACCCGCGTATTTGAAATCTCCGATATCCACAATGTCCAGTTGATCTCACAAATCGTCGTCAATCCGAGCGCGACCGCGCACAACTCGTACTATCGAGATGGCTTCCTCTACATCGCTCATTACACCGAAGGCGTACGCATTTGGGATGTATCAAATCCATTTGCTCCATCGGAGGTTGCCCGTTACGACACCTACCCCGGCATGGGATTCGGTTACAACGGCGTGTGGAATGTATACCCGTTCTTCCCTTCAGGAAAAGTCATCGCATCCGATATGCAGACCGGGCTTTATGTGCTTCAGTGGGGCAATTTCGTCTGCCCTGATGTAGTGGACTCCGACCTTGACGGTCTCGGCAACGCCTGCGACAATTGCCCCGGTGTGGCAAACGTTGAGCAGTTTGATGAAAACCACGACGGCGTCGGTGATGCCTGCGACGGTTTGTTGCACATACAAAGCTATCACCCCGACTCGGCGTATTTGAATGTCCCGTACAATTTTCAATTTGACGCTCTTGGCGGAACCGAACCGTACAACTGGACTTTTGTCGGCGGCGACTTGCCGTTTGGCTGTTCGTTTACAAATGGCGCCGGAACCATAACCGGCACGCCGACCTTTAGTGCTACCTATTTCTTTACGATTGCAGTTTCAGATGTTTCCGATCCGATTCGTGTCGACACCCTGAGTGTCCAAATCACTGTGACCAATGCACCGGATCCCGGCTATGTTTGTGGTGATGCCGACAACAATGAGTCAGTCAGCATATCAGACGCTGTCGCCTTGATCAGTTACATCTTTGGTGGAGGCGCTCCGCCGAATCCGTTGCAAGCGGGAGACTGCAATTGCGATAGTGTTGTGTCTATTTCCGATGCGGTTTCGTTGATCAACTACATCTTTGCCGGCGGACCGGCGCCGTGCAGTGGATGCTAA
- a CDS encoding type III pantothenate kinase, with protein MLLAIDIGNTNIVVGFYNGNKLASSLRFATDHGRTSDESALVLHQFMQMKNLSGIDGIIVATVVPRLDPIFRRMSIDHFHIEPLVVNSGLKFNITFDYPNPPEIGADRICNSVAVFKQFGGPCIVVDFGTATTFDVVSAKGAYLGGVIAPGIETAQSALAHRAAQLFKIGFEPPKSPIGKSTEDAMKAGFYLGGVGQVEYIIEQLAKELGSEPKVVATGGLASLIAPASKYITEVLPDITLDGLRLIYEMNR; from the coding sequence ATGCTTTTGGCAATTGACATCGGTAATACCAACATCGTCGTCGGATTCTATAACGGCAACAAATTGGCCAGTTCTCTGCGCTTCGCCACCGACCACGGACGCACATCGGATGAGTCCGCGCTTGTTCTGCATCAGTTTATGCAGATGAAGAATCTCTCCGGCATTGACGGCATTATCGTTGCCACAGTGGTTCCGCGCCTTGACCCGATTTTTCGCCGGATGTCGATCGATCATTTCCATATCGAGCCGTTGGTCGTCAACTCCGGCCTGAAATTCAATATCACTTTTGATTATCCGAACCCGCCGGAAATCGGCGCTGACCGCATCTGCAACTCGGTTGCCGTATTCAAGCAATTCGGTGGTCCGTGCATCGTCGTCGATTTTGGTACCGCAACGACATTTGATGTCGTCTCCGCCAAAGGCGCGTATCTCGGCGGCGTGATCGCGCCGGGAATCGAAACTGCCCAAAGCGCACTCGCCCATCGCGCCGCCCAGCTTTTCAAGATCGGATTCGAACCCCCGAAATCACCGATCGGCAAATCCACCGAAGACGCCATGAAGGCCGGATTCTATCTCGGCGGCGTCGGTCAGGTTGAGTACATCATCGAGCAACTCGCCAAAGAGCTTGGCTCCGAGCCAAAGGTTGTCGCTACCGGCGGCTTGGCTTCGCTGATTGCGCCGGCTTCCAAATACATCACTGAGGTTCTCCCCGACATCACATTAGACGGCTTACGTCTCATCTACGAAATGAACCGCTAA
- a CDS encoding S8 family serine peptidase → MSLALRTAYRMIAASFVLIVLFALPSLAETLAKRTELTSEQFIIQPGKQYELQVKFRDNLKMRATVDGGVQSLVKASFDNVARTAASLNLQFEQLIQLPDAKIDKVEQRAAEYSRIEQPDLRGMMVVRIANATNELLLRAAETLRDLPEVEWVFLEELNPPPPGDYAPPTPNYVPLQGYRSANPGLNVDYLWARGGKGQGVRYSDCEYGWDVDHEDLVDIPIVVEAGQTMNSPFGTDHGTSAVGITAGVENGYGITGIAPDVESVNVYPEISVEQGSRRTTCIINAIADSDPGDVVLLEMQTTGAGGDYAPAEYSSSVWTAVKNGGDQGVIVVAAAGNGDQNLDSAPYATYMARGDSKSIIIGAGSANTGHNKLSFSTYGNRVNVQTWGELVFTGGYGTHAILGGDSRQSYTATFNGTSSASAVAAGAVSALQSYALLTLARPLTPAEMRSLLIQTGIPQGAGGHIGPFINLRDAAIFMDQFLVNPTDTDNDGVADVFDNCPMTANVTQDDVDLDGIGDLCDSDADNDGIANISDNCPFVVNLSQSNLDGDNYGDACDNCPTIVNDDQYDEYSDGIGDACDGAMHIQNYTMPDAYNGQPYFVQMTALGGLAPYSWTFLGGDLPFGCNFNGGTTGTITGTPTFNATYFFTIMAVDSDAPFKADTISVSVTVIDPPYVCGDADNSGGVTISDAVYLINYIFSGGPAPNPAEAADVDCSGGVSISDAVYLISFIFSGGAAPCAGC, encoded by the coding sequence ATGTCCCTCGCTCTACGCACTGCCTACCGTATGATCGCTGCATCTTTTGTTCTAATTGTCTTGTTCGCTTTACCATCGCTTGCCGAAACTCTTGCCAAGCGCACCGAATTGACCAGCGAGCAATTCATTATTCAGCCTGGCAAGCAATATGAACTGCAGGTCAAGTTTCGCGACAATCTCAAGATGCGTGCCACCGTCGACGGCGGTGTGCAATCCCTCGTGAAAGCAAGTTTTGACAACGTGGCTCGTACTGCCGCTTCTCTCAATCTCCAGTTCGAGCAATTGATTCAGCTTCCTGATGCCAAAATCGACAAAGTCGAACAGCGTGCCGCTGAGTATTCCCGCATCGAACAGCCCGACTTGCGCGGAATGATGGTCGTCCGAATTGCGAATGCAACAAATGAGCTATTGCTTCGTGCAGCAGAGACTCTGCGCGACCTTCCCGAAGTCGAATGGGTGTTTCTCGAAGAACTCAATCCCCCGCCTCCGGGTGACTATGCCCCGCCGACCCCGAATTATGTTCCGCTTCAGGGATATCGCTCTGCTAATCCCGGTCTGAATGTTGACTACCTCTGGGCTCGCGGCGGCAAGGGTCAAGGCGTGCGTTACAGCGACTGCGAATATGGCTGGGATGTCGATCACGAAGACTTAGTGGACATTCCGATCGTGGTCGAAGCCGGTCAGACAATGAATTCTCCTTTTGGCACCGACCACGGCACCTCGGCAGTCGGAATTACCGCCGGTGTTGAGAATGGTTATGGCATAACCGGAATTGCCCCCGATGTCGAAAGCGTCAATGTCTATCCGGAGATCTCTGTTGAACAAGGTTCGCGCCGGACAACTTGTATCATCAACGCAATTGCCGACTCTGATCCCGGTGATGTCGTCCTGCTTGAGATGCAAACCACTGGCGCAGGCGGCGACTATGCCCCGGCCGAATACAGCTCATCAGTCTGGACCGCCGTAAAAAATGGCGGCGACCAAGGCGTAATCGTTGTCGCTGCGGCCGGCAACGGCGACCAGAATCTTGACAGCGCGCCGTACGCGACCTACATGGCTCGCGGTGACAGTAAATCGATAATTATCGGCGCCGGTTCCGCCAATACTGGCCATAACAAGCTCAGCTTCAGCACATACGGCAATCGCGTAAACGTGCAAACTTGGGGTGAATTGGTGTTCACCGGCGGATACGGCACACACGCGATTCTTGGCGGCGATTCGAGACAATCGTATACGGCCACATTTAACGGCACCAGTTCAGCCTCGGCAGTGGCCGCTGGTGCAGTCAGCGCATTGCAGTCGTACGCCCTTCTCACTCTCGCACGACCGCTAACACCGGCAGAGATGCGTTCATTGCTCATTCAGACAGGCATCCCACAGGGTGCCGGCGGCCATATCGGTCCGTTTATCAATCTCCGCGATGCTGCCATCTTCATGGACCAGTTCCTCGTAAACCCGACCGACACCGACAACGATGGTGTTGCTGACGTATTCGACAATTGTCCAATGACTGCCAACGTGACTCAGGATGATGTCGACCTCGACGGTATCGGCGACCTGTGCGACTCCGACGCCGACAATGACGGTATTGCCAATATCTCTGACAATTGTCCGTTTGTCGTTAACCTCTCGCAAAGCAATCTCGACGGTGACAACTATGGCGACGCGTGCGATAACTGCCCGACAATCGTCAACGACGACCAATATGACGAATACTCCGACGGTATCGGTGATGCCTGTGACGGAGCGATGCACATCCAGAATTACACGATGCCTGACGCCTACAACGGCCAGCCTTACTTTGTCCAGATGACTGCCCTCGGCGGGCTCGCGCCTTATAGTTGGACATTCCTCGGCGGCGACTTGCCGTTTGGTTGTAACTTCAATGGGGGAACGACCGGCACCATAACCGGCACGCCGACTTTCAACGCGACTTACTTTTTCACGATTATGGCAGTTGACTCAGACGCGCCATTCAAAGCCGACACTATCAGCGTGAGTGTCACCGTCATCGATCCGCCCTATGTTTGTGGCGATGCCGACAACAGCGGTGGAGTAACTATCTCCGATGCAGTCTACTTGATTAACTACATTTTCTCAGGTGGTCCGGCGCCGAATCCGGCAGAAGCCGCCGACGTCGACTGCAGTGGTGGAGTCTCGATTTCCGACGCTGTCTATCTAATAAGCTTCATTTTCTCGGGTGGTGCTGCACCGTGTGCGGGGTGTTAG
- a CDS encoding T9SS type A sorting domain-containing protein has product MIVYTSVAVKVDDTALPGDFALLQNHPNPFNPTTTIRYSLSRPHLVQIEVYNVLGQLVSTLENSEQGVGVYETTWDGTNANGQNVASGVYFYRLKAGEFVQTCKMVLSR; this is encoded by the coding sequence GTGATTGTCTATACTTCGGTTGCCGTCAAGGTCGATGACACCGCGCTTCCAGGTGATTTTGCCCTGTTGCAAAATCATCCGAATCCGTTTAATCCAACGACGACGATTCGCTATAGTCTCTCACGGCCGCATCTGGTACAAATCGAGGTTTACAACGTGCTGGGGCAATTGGTTTCAACACTTGAAAACTCCGAGCAAGGTGTCGGAGTATATGAGACGACATGGGATGGCACAAACGCCAACGGACAGAATGTTGCCAGCGGTGTTTACTTCTACCGACTGAAGGCGGGTGAATTTGTACAGACCTGCAAGATGGTCTTGTCGCGCTAA
- a CDS encoding T9SS type A sorting domain-containing protein encodes MKYDGSHRLTQTVYNNILPFANVSRTDNAYDGSGNLVEEISAAFSGTWINTDRYVFVYTSLASKIEGEPLPADFSLWQNHPNPFNPTTTIRYSLSRPHLVQIEVYNVLGQLVSTLENSEQGVGVYETTWDGTNANGQDVASGVYFYRLKAGEFVQTRKMVLSR; translated from the coding sequence ATGAAGTATGACGGCAGTCATCGCCTGACGCAAACCGTCTACAACAACATCCTGCCGTTCGCGAATGTCAGTCGGACCGACAATGCATACGACGGCTCGGGAAACTTGGTCGAAGAAATCTCCGCAGCATTCTCCGGCACATGGATCAATACTGATCGCTATGTTTTCGTCTACACGTCTCTGGCATCGAAGATCGAGGGAGAGCCCCTGCCCGCCGACTTTTCGTTGTGGCAGAATCATCCGAATCCGTTCAATCCAACGACAACGATTCGCTACAGTCTCTCACGACCGCATCTGGTACAGATCGAAGTCTACAATGTGTTGGGCCAGTTGGTCTCAACACTTGAAAACTCCGAGCAAGGTGTCGGAGTGTATGAGACGACGTGGGATGGCACAAACGCCAACGGACAGGATGTCGCCAGCGGTGTTTATTTCTATCGTCTGAAGGCGGGTGAATTTGTACAGACCCGCAAGATGGTCTTATCGCGCTAA
- a CDS encoding zf-HC2 domain-containing protein, whose amino-acid sequence MNTKDCEYFEQLLSSRLDEELPSEQQLELENHLAVCPSCRDFDIELTSQRGILQSLPDIVVPDGFRAAPNTLKWWRRRLSIPMPVAAAIALVAIGGWLLALRSPAKSNIEMSETSIMVHSVETVRVPAVQAVRVESEQDKSKNNEEEVL is encoded by the coding sequence ATGAATACAAAAGATTGCGAATACTTCGAGCAACTTCTCTCGAGTCGGCTCGATGAAGAGTTGCCGAGCGAACAACAGCTCGAATTGGAGAATCATCTCGCGGTATGTCCGTCGTGCCGCGATTTCGACATCGAACTTACGTCACAGCGGGGAATACTCCAGTCGCTTCCGGATATCGTCGTACCTGATGGATTCAGGGCTGCGCCGAACACGTTGAAATGGTGGAGACGGCGACTGTCGATTCCGATGCCGGTAGCGGCGGCGATTGCGCTGGTTGCGATTGGCGGCTGGTTGTTGGCGCTGCGTTCGCCCGCCAAGTCGAATATTGAGATGTCGGAAACATCGATCATGGTGCACAGTGTCGAAACTGTGCGAGTTCCCGCGGTGCAAGCGGTTCGCGTTGAAAGTGAACAAGACAAATCGAAAAATAACGAGGAGGAAGTGTTATGA
- a CDS encoding sigma-70 family RNA polymerase sigma factor yields MNDLDQTDWLEYVGGNDAALERIHFRHQAALMKYCSYATGSRTRAQDVVQETFLRLMNQRGKLTIKTSLADWLFICARNLCFSLSKRERTQESVVEGLTEAATGPDAETARFIEQVLSKLSVEERDLILLREQQGYSIREIALLLSVTEETVRVRLYRVRKKMQEIGRR; encoded by the coding sequence ATGAACGATCTCGACCAAACAGATTGGCTGGAATACGTCGGCGGCAACGATGCCGCTCTGGAACGAATACACTTCAGGCATCAAGCGGCGCTGATGAAGTACTGCTCGTACGCGACCGGTAGCCGAACGCGAGCACAGGATGTAGTGCAGGAGACATTTCTGCGATTGATGAATCAGCGCGGCAAGTTGACAATCAAAACATCACTGGCCGACTGGCTGTTCATTTGCGCGCGTAATCTCTGCTTCAGTCTATCGAAACGTGAGAGGACGCAGGAAAGTGTGGTCGAAGGGTTGACTGAAGCGGCGACGGGGCCGGATGCGGAGACTGCGCGATTTATAGAACAAGTACTTAGCAAACTGTCAGTTGAAGAGCGGGATTTGATTCTATTGCGCGAGCAACAAGGTTACTCGATAAGGGAAATAGCATTACTGTTGAGCGTTACCGAAGAGACCGTACGCGTGCGACTATATCGAGTGAGAAAAAAGATGCAGGAGATAGGAAGGCGATGA
- a CDS encoding ammonia-forming cytochrome c nitrite reductase subunit c552, whose amino-acid sequence MAQARSRTWVYVITIIAIAAATFAVMLLMQNIALRKEEGKQVVFQVANIDETVVNPAEWGKNFPRQYDSYLRTVDTVRTRHGGSDAFQKLDVDPRWRELFKGYAFGVDYREERGHAYMLADQDMTERVKDFKQPGACLHCHSAIIPAYRAKGKEAGVPDSDSLGQIMKGFEIVCAMDYKDARTLVEHPVTCQDCHAPQSMALRVTRPGFLNGIQRLAESGQSLPHLPSIERWQKGDRSKPYDPNVDASRQEMRSFVCGQCHVEYYFKGTGKMLTYPWHDGINMEQIETYYDSVGHKDWTHATSGAPVLKAQHPEFEMWNQGIHARSGVACADCHMPYYREGAVKISDHHIRSPLLNIARACQNCHRSPEDEILARAQRIQDKTSDLMIRAEEAVIDLIKAIEVAKINGADSLSLTKPRDFHRKAQWRLDFVAAENSMGFHAPQDATRILGEAIDYARQGYMELVRNKAVLTAEAR is encoded by the coding sequence ATGGCTCAAGCGAGATCGCGGACATGGGTATATGTCATCACCATCATTGCCATCGCGGCAGCGACATTTGCGGTGATGCTGTTGATGCAGAACATCGCACTGCGCAAGGAAGAGGGCAAGCAGGTCGTTTTCCAGGTTGCCAACATTGACGAGACTGTGGTGAATCCGGCCGAGTGGGGAAAGAACTTTCCGCGTCAATACGATTCGTATTTGCGCACAGTCGACACCGTTCGCACGAGACACGGCGGTAGTGATGCGTTTCAGAAGCTTGATGTCGATCCGCGCTGGCGGGAGTTGTTCAAGGGATATGCATTTGGCGTCGACTACCGCGAAGAGCGCGGCCACGCCTATATGTTGGCGGATCAGGACATGACGGAACGCGTCAAGGATTTCAAACAACCGGGCGCATGCTTGCATTGCCACTCGGCGATCATTCCGGCATATCGTGCCAAAGGCAAAGAAGCCGGTGTTCCCGACAGCGACTCGCTTGGACAAATCATGAAGGGTTTCGAAATCGTCTGCGCAATGGACTATAAAGATGCTCGCACCCTGGTGGAACATCCGGTGACTTGTCAAGACTGCCACGCACCTCAGTCGATGGCGTTACGCGTAACGCGGCCGGGATTCTTGAACGGCATACAGCGACTAGCCGAGAGCGGGCAATCGTTGCCGCATTTGCCAAGTATCGAGCGCTGGCAGAAGGGCGACCGCAGTAAGCCTTACGATCCCAACGTCGACGCGTCGAGACAAGAGATGCGGTCGTTTGTATGCGGACAGTGCCATGTGGAATACTATTTCAAGGGTACAGGAAAGATGCTGACGTATCCGTGGCACGACGGAATCAACATGGAGCAGATCGAAACCTACTACGACTCTGTCGGTCACAAGGATTGGACACACGCGACGAGCGGTGCGCCGGTGCTCAAAGCGCAACATCCCGAGTTTGAAATGTGGAATCAGGGGATTCATGCCCGCTCCGGCGTTGCCTGTGCTGACTGCCACATGCCGTACTACCGCGAGGGCGCTGTCAAGATCAGCGATCATCATATTCGTTCGCCGTTACTCAACATTGCCCGCGCCTGTCAGAACTGTCATCGCTCGCCGGAGGATGAGATTCTCGCCCGCGCACAACGAATTCAGGACAAGACATCGGATCTGATGATTCGTGCCGAAGAGGCAGTCATCGATTTGATCAAGGCGATTGAAGTCGCCAAGATTAACGGCGCCGACAGTTTGTCTTTGACCAAGCCGCGCGACTTTCACCGTAAGGCGCAATGGCGTCTTGATTTCGTCGCCGCCGAGAACTCGATGGGATTCCACGCACCGCAAGATGCGACGCGCATCCTCGGCGAGGCGATCGACTATGCCCGACAAGGGTATATGGAGTTAGTACGCAACAAGGCAGTGCTTACCGCCGAAGCACGTTAG
- the nrfH gene encoding cytochrome c nitrite reductase small subunit, producing the protein MAESRNISKWALAIMTLAGIFFGIGFYTFYYAKGSSYLSDDPNVCTNCHIMREHFDSWQKGSHHGVAACNDCHLPQEFPNRYIVKAENGFNHSRKFTFQDFHEPIQIRPSNREVLQQNCLRCHTQLLSESVGVFEHADDHQNCVRCHREVGHGAAR; encoded by the coding sequence ATGGCTGAGTCGCGCAACATTTCGAAATGGGCGCTGGCGATAATGACTCTCGCCGGGATATTCTTCGGCATCGGGTTCTATACGTTCTACTATGCCAAGGGGAGTTCTTATCTTTCGGACGATCCGAATGTCTGCACTAATTGCCACATCATGCGTGAGCATTTTGATAGTTGGCAGAAGGGGAGTCACCACGGAGTAGCGGCTTGTAATGATTGTCATCTGCCGCAGGAGTTTCCCAATCGTTACATTGTCAAAGCCGAGAACGGATTCAACCACTCGCGCAAATTTACATTCCAGGATTTTCACGAACCGATACAGATACGCCCCTCCAACCGCGAAGTATTACAGCAGAATTGTCTGCGTTGTCACACACAACTTCTCAGCGAGTCGGTCGGGGTTTTTGAACATGCAGATGATCACCAAAACTGCGTCCGGTGTCACCGCGAGGTTGGACACGGCGCAGCGCGTTAG
- the groES gene encoding co-chaperone GroES, producing MNIQPLQDRVLVKPLQQEEVKKGGIIIPDTAKEKPQEGQVVAAGPGRLSDEGKILSMSVKVGDKILYGKYSGSEVSVDGGEFLIMRESDILAVLK from the coding sequence ATGAACATCCAACCGTTGCAAGACCGCGTTCTGGTCAAGCCGCTTCAGCAGGAAGAGGTCAAGAAGGGCGGAATCATCATCCCCGATACCGCCAAAGAAAAACCGCAGGAAGGTCAAGTCGTGGCCGCCGGCCCGGGTCGTTTGTCCGATGAAGGCAAGATTCTGTCAATGTCCGTCAAAGTCGGCGACAAGATTCTCTACGGCAAATATTCCGGCAGCGAAGTCTCTGTCGATGGCGGCGAATTCCTGATCATGCGCGAATCCGATATTCTCGCGGTACTTAAGTAA
- the groL gene encoding chaperonin GroEL (60 kDa chaperone family; promotes refolding of misfolded polypeptides especially under stressful conditions; forms two stacked rings of heptamers to form a barrel-shaped 14mer; ends can be capped by GroES; misfolded proteins enter the barrel where they are refolded when GroES binds), with the protein MAKQIEFDAIAREKLRKGVDKLADAVKVTLGPKGRNVIIDKKFGSPTVTKDGVTVAKEVELEDHFENMGAQMVREVASKTSDVAGDGTTTATVLAQAIYNEGLKNVTAGANPMGIKRGIEKTVVRIIEELKKQSKPIAGKTEIAQVGTISANDDKLIGDLIAEAMEKVGKDGVITVEEAKSTDTTLEVVEGMQFDRGYLSPYFITNPENMETEMEDPYILIHDKKVSAMKELLPILEKIAQTGRPLLIIAEDVESEALATLVVNKLRGTLKVCAVKAPGFGDRRKAMLEDIAVLTNAKVISEELGFKLENTVLSDLGTCKKIVIDKENTTIVEGAGKAADIKGRIEQLKRQIDDTTSDYDREKLQERLAKLAGGVAVINVGAATETEMKEKKARVEDALHATRAAVEEGIVPGGGVALLRTIPMISTMKLEGDELIGMQIVRRALEAPIRFIAENAGHEGSVIVDKVKGEKGAYGFNAQTGVYEDLMKAGVIDPTKVTRSALENAASIASLLLTTEAIICDKPEPKGAQAGPAMPPGGGYGDMY; encoded by the coding sequence ATGGCTAAGCAAATAGAATTTGATGCGATTGCGCGCGAGAAGCTAAGAAAAGGCGTAGACAAGCTCGCGGATGCAGTCAAAGTTACCCTCGGTCCCAAAGGCCGCAATGTCATCATCGACAAGAAATTCGGTTCACCGACCGTCACCAAAGACGGTGTCACGGTGGCCAAGGAAGTCGAACTCGAAGATCATTTTGAAAACATGGGCGCCCAGATGGTGCGTGAAGTTGCCAGCAAGACCAGCGATGTCGCCGGCGACGGTACCACCACCGCTACGGTTCTCGCCCAGGCGATCTATAACGAAGGTCTGAAGAACGTCACTGCCGGCGCCAACCCGATGGGTATCAAGCGCGGTATCGAGAAGACCGTCGTTCGTATCATCGAAGAACTCAAGAAGCAGTCCAAGCCGATTGCCGGTAAGACTGAAATCGCCCAGGTCGGCACCATCTCCGCCAACGATGACAAGCTCATCGGCGACCTGATTGCCGAAGCGATGGAAAAAGTCGGCAAAGACGGCGTCATCACCGTTGAAGAAGCCAAGTCAACCGACACCACCCTCGAAGTCGTCGAAGGTATGCAGTTCGACCGCGGCTATCTGTCGCCCTACTTCATCACCAATCCGGAAAACATGGAAACCGAGATGGAGGATCCGTATATCCTCATCCACGACAAGAAGGTTTCCGCGATGAAGGAACTTCTCCCGATTCTTGAGAAGATTGCCCAGACCGGCCGTCCGCTCCTGATCATTGCTGAAGATGTCGAGTCAGAGGCTCTTGCCACTCTCGTCGTCAACAAGCTTCGCGGCACACTCAAGGTTTGCGCCGTCAAGGCTCCGGGCTTCGGCGATCGCCGCAAAGCGATGCTCGAAGATATCGCTGTCCTGACCAACGCCAAGGTGATCTCCGAAGAGCTTGGCTTCAAGCTTGAGAACACCGTCCTCTCCGATCTCGGCACCTGCAAGAAGATCGTCATCGACAAGGAAAACACCACCATCGTCGAAGGCGCCGGCAAGGCCGCTGACATCAAGGGCCGCATCGAACAGCTTAAGCGTCAGATCGACGACACCACCTCCGACTACGACCGCGAGAAACTGCAGGAACGCCTTGCCAAGTTGGCCGGCGGTGTGGCAGTGATCAACGTCGGTGCCGCGACTGAAACCGAAATGAAAGAGAAGAAGGCGCGCGTCGAAGATGCTCTTCATGCAACCCGCGCTGCGGTTGAAGAAGGTATCGTCCCGGGCGGCGGCGTGGCTCTTCTGCGCACCATCCCGATGATCTCGACGATGAAACTTGAAGGCGACGAACTGATCGGTATGCAGATCGTCCGTCGTGCCCTTGAAGCTCCGATTCGCTTTATCGCTGAAAACGCCGGCCACGAAGGTTCGGTTATCGTTGATAAGGTGAAGGGTGAAAAAGGCGCTTATGGTTTCAACGCTCAGACTGGTGTTTACGAAGACCTGATGAAGGCCGGCGTCATCGACCCGACCAAGGTCACTCGTTCGGCGCTGGAAAACGCGGCTTCAATCGCCTCGTTGCTTCTGACCACCGAAGCCATCATCTGCGACAAGCCGGAACCGAAGGGTGCCCAAGCTGGCCCAGCCATGCCTCCCGGCGGCGGCTACGGCGACATGTACTAA